From the genome of Oncorhynchus keta strain PuntledgeMale-10-30-2019 unplaced genomic scaffold, Oket_V2 Un_contig_3981_pilon_pilon, whole genome shotgun sequence, one region includes:
- the f7l gene encoding coagulation factor VII, with amino-acid sequence MESSTTTDALKVKLRHLILLALYIPACTGLPGAPVFLSTQEANEVLHHQRARRANSLLEELRLGDLERECLEEQCGYEEAREIFTLPEQLEEFWKRYSVVDQCESGPCLNGATCVGQVNTYICICLPGFDGRNCGQTLMNSYDGCLYRNGGCEHFCTEFPDLSHHCHCAPGYSLDNDSSSCIPQVPFPCGRIVKTFRPGPRIVKGTICPKGECPWQVMLEYMNEYKCGGILLAPHWILTAAHCMWHTTASHWQVTVGEHNRAKKEGTEQVRRVTRMLIHPQYNHTSTDRDLSLLYLKREVVLGPFVVPVCLPALDGSFGRTLGAMRTSVVSGWGRLAQSGPPSTLLQRLEVPRVPLQECRTTGLNVTMNMLCAGFRDGKKDACQGDSGGPLVTRYKNTWFLTGVVSWGKGCAQEDVYGIYTRVSNFLDWINQTMATG; translated from the exons CTCCAGTGTTCCTGAGCACACAGGAGGCCAATGAGGTGCTCCATCATCAGCGGGCGCGGCGTGCTAACAGCCTGCTGGAGGAGCTGAGACTgggagacctggagagagagtgTCTGGAGGAGCAATGTGGCTACGAGGAGGCACGGGAGATCTTCACCCTCCCCGAACAATTG GAGGAGTTCTGGAAGAGATACTCAG tggtGGATCAGTGTGAGTCTGGCCCCTGCTTGAATGGGGCTACCTGTGTAGGTCAGGTGAACACCTACATCTGCATATGTCTCCCTGGGTTTGATGGACGAAACTGTGGCCAAA CCTTGATGAACTCTTATGATGGTTGTCTGTACAGAAATGGGGGATGTGAGCACTTCTGTACAGAGTTTCCAGACCTGTCTCACCATTGTCACTGTGCCCCTGGGTACAGCCTGGACAATGACAGCAGTAGCTGCATACCCCAAG TTCCGTTTCCCTGTGGAAGAATTGTGAAAACGTTCAGGCCCGGGCCCCGAATTGTGAAAGGCACAATTTGTCCTAAGGGAGAGTGCCCATGGCAG GTTATGCTGGAGTACATGAATGAATATAAATGTGGGGGGATCCTCTTGGCTCCACATTGGATCCTTACTGCTGCCCACTGTATGTGGCACACGACTGCCTCCCATTGGCAAGTCACAGTGG GTGAACACAACCGTGCGAAGAAGGAGGGCACAGAGCAGGTTCGCCGGGTGACGAGGATGCTGATCCACCCCCAATACAACCACACCTCCACAGACCGGGACCTGTCTCTGCTCTACCTCAAGAGGGAAGTAGTGCTTGGACCCTTCGTGGTGCCTGTGTGCTTGCCCGCCTTGGACGGCTCCTTCGGGCGCACACTGGGGGCCATGCGCACCTCCGTGGTGAGTGGCTGGGGCCGCCTGGCTCAGTCGGGACCCCCGTCCACTCTGCTCCAGAGGCTGGAGGTTCCTCGGGTCCCCCTACAGGAGTGTCGCACCACAGGCCTCAATGTGACCATGAACATGCTGTGTGCTGGGTTCAGGGATGGGAAAAAGGATGCGTGCCAGGGGGACAGCGGAGGGCCCCTGGTCACCCGCTACAAGAACACCTGGTTTCTGACGGGAGTGGTGAGCTGGGGTAAAGGGTGCGCCCAAGAGGACGTCTATGGAATCTATACCCGCGTCTCTAACTTCCTGGACTGGATCAATCAGACCATGGCGACCGGCTGA